Proteins from a genomic interval of Providencia stuartii:
- a CDS encoding endonuclease yields MSRTDVFWCPKWVLSFLLLLFTFPLIAAPATFDEAKVLSKTKVYMDQNHQGEGTLYCGCEWNWAGKSGGVVDLASCGYQVRKQQNRAQRIEWEHIVPAWVFGHQRQCWQNGGRKNCVSTDAIFRKMEADMHNLAPSIGEVNGDRSNYSYAQLPANAAYVYGQCRSRVDFQQRVFEPRNEVKGQVARVYFYMHDRYNLSMSRQQQQLLMAWDKQYPPSQWEKQRDQRIAAVMGHHNPFVTGEMKWELGHKNSGQGIKTPEKASSQPMTKALKAETPKATTQVKGNRNSHKYHLSHCSGFKTTADKNAVMFVDESAAQAAGYELAGNCKP; encoded by the coding sequence TTGAGTAGAACAGATGTTTTTTGGTGCCCAAAATGGGTGCTATCATTTTTATTATTGTTATTTACATTCCCACTTATCGCAGCTCCAGCTACATTTGATGAAGCAAAAGTCTTAAGTAAAACCAAAGTGTATATGGATCAAAACCATCAAGGAGAGGGAACGCTATATTGTGGATGTGAATGGAACTGGGCAGGAAAAAGTGGGGGGGTAGTCGATTTAGCCTCATGTGGTTATCAAGTGCGCAAACAACAAAATCGAGCGCAACGTATCGAATGGGAGCATATTGTTCCAGCATGGGTTTTTGGTCATCAAAGACAATGTTGGCAAAATGGTGGGCGTAAAAATTGTGTGTCAACAGATGCTATTTTTCGCAAAATGGAAGCGGATATGCATAACTTAGCACCATCAATAGGTGAAGTTAATGGTGACCGTAGTAATTATAGTTATGCTCAGCTACCCGCAAATGCCGCGTATGTTTATGGACAGTGTCGTAGTCGGGTGGATTTTCAACAGCGCGTTTTTGAACCTCGTAATGAAGTCAAAGGGCAAGTTGCACGTGTCTATTTTTATATGCACGATCGCTATAATCTTTCCATGTCTCGTCAGCAGCAGCAATTATTGATGGCTTGGGATAAACAATATCCACCGAGCCAATGGGAAAAACAACGTGACCAACGTATTGCCGCAGTGATGGGACACCATAATCCATTCGTGACAGGAGAAATGAAATGGGAATTAGGGCATAAAAATAGCGGGCAAGGGATAAAGACACCCGAAAAGGCGTCATCACAACCAATGACAAAGGCATTAAAAGCGGAAACGCCTAAAGCCACGACGCAGGTAAAAGGAAATCGTAATTCGCATAAATACCATTTGTCACATTGTTCTGGTTTTAAAACCACGGCAGATAAAAATGCGGTAATGTTTGTTGATGAATCTGCGGCACAAGCTGCGGGATATGAATTAGCAGGTAACTGCAAACCTTAA
- a CDS encoding threonine/serine exporter, with translation MGMSFLFALLEDMLLAAIPAVGFAMVFNVPVKALKYCALLGAIGHGSRMTMMTLGLNIEWASFIAAILVGAIGIQWSRTWLAHPKVFTVAAVIPMFPGISAYTAMISVVKISHLGYTPELFETLVTNFLRASFIVGALSIGLSLPGLWLYRKRPSV, from the coding sequence ATGGGCATGAGTTTTTTATTCGCACTTTTAGAAGATATGTTGCTTGCGGCAATTCCAGCGGTTGGCTTTGCAATGGTATTTAATGTGCCGGTTAAGGCATTAAAATATTGTGCCTTGCTCGGAGCTATTGGCCATGGTTCCCGTATGACTATGATGACGTTAGGTCTCAATATTGAATGGGCAAGTTTTATTGCTGCTATTCTTGTTGGGGCGATTGGGATCCAATGGTCAAGAACGTGGCTTGCACACCCTAAAGTATTTACTGTGGCAGCAGTTATTCCCATGTTTCCTGGCATTAGTGCTTATACAGCCATGATCTCTGTTGTAAAGATTTCTCATTTAGGCTACACCCCCGAATTATTTGAAACATTAGTCACTAACTTTTTAAGAGCTTCATTTATTGTTGGCGCTCTATCAATCGGATTATCCCTTCCTGGTTTATGGTTATATCGTAAGCGCCCGAGTGTATAA